The proteins below are encoded in one region of Paenibacillus albus:
- a CDS encoding sensor domain-containing diguanylate cyclase — MVENRRLKVIMEVQQQMLLSNFDLKLFMRTICDRMCLLTDADGSTIEMLAGDEMVYAAVSGTLEPHLGIRLNKNGSLSGLCVMEKDILYSPDTQQDDRVNKEATMRVGARSMVCVPLFESSNAVGVLKVISGRPNAFSSRHIETLQLLSLALGSELGKQVNYDDKIRILNDYEQLLVQLRAEIERREKLELELIQLTERDILTGLLNRRGFSVRIQSWMHRASQEEGLFGVFYLDLNKFKQCNDTYGHEVGDLVLVEFADRIKNAIRESDLVARVGGDEFVVAAWLQNGKDGLIQVAKRLTGQLEAPMRIKELQLPMTTSVGCTLWAKGKSELDLMRAADQAMYLAKSSGTNQIAVDGELIRQISSLS, encoded by the coding sequence ATGGTTGAGAACCGTCGCCTGAAAGTAATAATGGAAGTCCAGCAGCAGATGCTGTTATCTAACTTTGATTTAAAGCTGTTTATGCGGACCATATGCGATCGAATGTGCCTATTAACAGATGCCGATGGTTCTACGATAGAGATGTTAGCAGGCGATGAAATGGTATATGCCGCCGTCAGCGGCACTTTGGAGCCTCATCTTGGTATTCGGCTCAATAAGAACGGCAGTTTGTCGGGCTTGTGCGTCATGGAGAAGGATATCTTGTATTCGCCGGATACGCAGCAGGACGATCGCGTCAACAAGGAAGCGACGATGAGAGTCGGCGCACGGAGCATGGTCTGCGTTCCCTTGTTTGAATCCAGCAACGCTGTCGGCGTGTTGAAGGTTATTTCCGGCCGGCCGAATGCTTTCTCCAGCCGCCATATCGAGACATTGCAGCTATTATCGCTCGCTCTGGGTTCAGAGCTAGGCAAGCAAGTCAACTACGACGACAAAATTCGGATTCTGAACGATTACGAGCAATTATTAGTTCAATTAAGAGCTGAAATTGAAAGACGCGAGAAACTAGAGCTCGAGCTTATTCAATTAACAGAGCGCGACATTCTGACGGGATTGCTGAATCGTAGAGGCTTTAGCGTTCGAATACAGTCCTGGATGCATCGTGCGAGTCAAGAAGAAGGCTTATTCGGGGTGTTCTACCTCGATTTGAATAAATTCAAGCAATGCAACGATACTTACGGACATGAAGTCGGCGATCTTGTGCTCGTAGAATTCGCGGATCGCATCAAGAACGCGATTCGCGAATCCGATCTAGTCGCGCGCGTAGGCGGTGATGAATTCGTGGTGGCAGCATGGCTGCAGAATGGCAAGGACGGCCTGATTCAAGTTGCCAAACGGTTGACCGGTCAGCTCGAGGCGCCAATGCGGATTAAGGAGCTTCAACTTCCGATGACCACCAGCGTCGGCTGTACGCTATGGGCGAAGGGCAAGTCGGAGCTCGATCTCATGCGTGCGGCGGACCAAGCGATGTATCTGGCCAAATCGAGCGGTACCAATCAGATTGCGGTTGATGGGGAGCTCATCAGACAAATCTCCTCCCTCTCCTAA